The Geobacillus stearothermophilus ATCC 12980 genome contains a region encoding:
- a CDS encoding flavin reductase family protein, translating into MDDRTFRNAMGKFATGVTVVTTEFQGEAKGMTANAFMSVSLDPKLVVVSIGHKARMHDIVKQTGKFAVNILRRDQEELSRLFAGQLKEERPVSFDWVNGHPILPEALANILCNVHSTYVAGDHTLYFGEVTDILMKDEPGDPLLFFEGKYWSIGQ; encoded by the coding sequence ATGGATGACCGCACATTCCGCAACGCGATGGGGAAATTCGCAACCGGCGTGACGGTCGTGACGACCGAATTTCAAGGGGAAGCGAAAGGGATGACGGCGAACGCGTTTATGTCCGTTTCGCTCGACCCAAAGCTGGTGGTCGTCTCCATTGGCCATAAAGCGCGAATGCATGACATTGTCAAGCAAACGGGGAAATTTGCCGTCAACATTTTGCGGCGTGATCAAGAGGAGTTGTCGCGCTTGTTTGCTGGCCAGCTGAAAGAAGAACGCCCTGTTTCGTTCGATTGGGTGAACGGCCATCCGATTTTGCCGGAGGCGTTGGCGAATATTTTATGCAACGTCCACAGCACGTACGTGGCCGGCGATCATACGCTTTACTTTGGGGAAGTGACTGATATTTTGATGAAAGACGAACCGGGCGACCCGCTCTTGTTTTTTGAAGGGAAGTACTGGAGCATTGGACAATAA
- a CDS encoding DUF1850 domain-containing protein yields MRKWFAAVSALLAVAVFFLPFRQVLAFEKDGRVAAYIPISQGDTFAIRYTHSIHRSDVEETYKVLADGTIEQIALTYEDTAVGMPANAAPGEIFTLRNGKYYITGMERKFPSILLSIGRVVANHRVVYEGKMVTLKTVIPPGSIVRIKVTRLSLVQCWKGVNLFD; encoded by the coding sequence ATGCGAAAATGGTTCGCAGCGGTCAGTGCACTTCTGGCGGTTGCAGTCTTCTTCCTTCCTTTCCGCCAGGTGCTGGCGTTTGAAAAGGATGGCCGGGTCGCTGCGTATATCCCGATTTCTCAAGGGGATACGTTCGCGATTCGCTATACGCATTCGATCCACCGTTCAGATGTCGAGGAAACGTATAAGGTGTTGGCTGACGGGACGATTGAACAAATCGCTCTCACCTATGAGGATACGGCGGTCGGGATGCCGGCGAACGCGGCGCCAGGGGAGATATTTACGCTTCGGAATGGAAAATACTATATTACCGGCATGGAGCGCAAATTTCCATCCATCTTGTTGAGCATTGGGAGGGTTGTCGCCAACCATCGCGTCGTTTATGAAGGGAAGATGGTGACATTAAAAACAGTCATCCCTCCCGGCTCCATTGTCCGCATCAAGGTGACACGACTATCATTGGTTCAATGCTGGAAGGGAGTGAACTTGTTTGACTGA
- a CDS encoding YuzF family protein produces the protein MNQPYVSHASSPQLIALVDPYVYHAFQALNGKEVVVETVRGSIQGTVRDVKPDHIVISAHQAVYYIRLAQVVSVRLSD, from the coding sequence ATGAACCAGCCCTACGTGTCCCATGCTTCGTCACCGCAGCTCATTGCCCTGGTTGACCCGTATGTGTACCACGCTTTCCAAGCTTTGAACGGCAAAGAAGTGGTAGTGGAAACCGTCCGCGGTTCGATCCAAGGAACGGTGAGGGATGTGAAGCCGGACCATATCGTCATCTCAGCGCATCAGGCGGTTTATTACATCCGCTTGGCGCAAGTGGTGTCTGTTCGCCTCAGCGATTAA
- the smpB gene encoding SsrA-binding protein SmpB, whose protein sequence is MPKGEGKVIAQNKKAHHDYFIEETYEAGLVLQGTEIKSIRNGRVNLKDSFAKVEKGEVFLHNMHISPYEQGNRYNHDPLRTRKLLLHRREINKLIGYTKEQGYTLVPLKLYIKNGFAKVELGVAKGKKKYDKREDMKRKEAQREIERAFRERQKL, encoded by the coding sequence ATGCCGAAAGGCGAAGGAAAAGTGATCGCCCAAAACAAAAAAGCGCACCACGACTATTTCATCGAAGAAACGTATGAAGCCGGCCTCGTTTTGCAAGGGACGGAAATCAAATCGATCCGCAACGGCCGGGTGAACTTGAAAGATTCGTTCGCCAAAGTGGAAAAAGGGGAAGTGTTTCTCCATAACATGCATATCAGCCCGTATGAACAAGGCAACCGCTACAACCATGATCCGCTGCGGACGAGAAAGCTCCTTTTGCACCGCCGCGAAATCAACAAGCTGATCGGCTACACGAAAGAGCAAGGGTATACGCTCGTTCCGCTCAAACTGTACATTAAAAACGGCTTTGCCAAAGTGGAGCTCGGGGTGGCCAAAGGGAAGAAAAAATACGACAAACGGGAAGACATGAAGCGGAAAGAAGCGCAGCGCGAAATCGAGCGGGCGTTCCGCGAGCGGCAAAAACTGTAG
- a CDS encoding TRAP transporter permease, giving the protein MTEKFEQLSAEEQQQLLEKYDPEAATRKLKGPLGWIAFFGLLSFSLFQLYASIFQTIPKQILLSIHLGFALSLIFLLFPARKKHLHRADVGIVNILLSLLSIGVGAYLPLMLDDIVQRIGIMTPLDFTVGLVAVLLVLEATRRAVGLPITIIASLFLLYAYFGPYMPGFLAHRGVDLEGLVKTMFFTTEGIFGTPLYVSATYIFVFLLFGAFLVKTGVGEYFNDLALVVAGKRIGGPAKVAVFSSALQGTISGSSVANVVTSGAFTIPMMKRLGYGKEFAGAVEATSSTGGQLMPPVMGAAAFLMVEFIGGISYWEIAKAAAIPAILYFAGIWMMTHFEAKRIGLRGLTEEEMPNRKEVLGKIYLLVPIIVVILLLMSGMSVMRAALWSIVAIIVVSGLKKETRLGWRDIIDALVDGARSALSVAAATAAAGIIVGVVTKTGLGLKMANGLIDLSNGVLLLTLFFTMLTSLILGMGSPTTANYVITSTIAAPAIIASGVPELAAHLFVFYFGIVADITPPVALAAFAAAGISGGSPLRTGFIATKLAISAFIIPYMFVLSPALLMIDTTVPYLIWVVFSAFIGMLAISAGMIGFWYRKLNILERAMAVVTGLLLIYPEKISDIVGLVLFAAMFAIQYVAGRRERTQKTAS; this is encoded by the coding sequence TTGACTGAGAAGTTTGAACAGCTATCCGCAGAGGAGCAGCAACAATTGCTGGAAAAATATGATCCGGAAGCAGCGACGCGCAAATTGAAAGGGCCGCTTGGCTGGATTGCCTTTTTCGGGCTGCTTTCATTTTCACTCTTTCAGTTATATGCTTCGATTTTTCAAACGATTCCAAAACAAATTTTATTGTCGATCCATTTAGGGTTTGCCTTGTCGCTTATCTTTTTATTGTTTCCGGCGCGGAAAAAACATCTTCATCGCGCCGACGTCGGCATCGTGAATATCCTTTTGTCGCTGTTGTCGATCGGGGTCGGTGCATATTTGCCGCTGATGCTCGATGACATCGTCCAACGCATCGGCATTATGACGCCGCTTGACTTTACGGTCGGTTTGGTCGCCGTGCTGCTTGTGCTTGAGGCGACGAGGCGGGCGGTCGGGCTGCCGATTACGATCATCGCCTCGCTATTTTTGCTATATGCGTATTTCGGGCCGTATATGCCGGGATTTTTGGCTCATCGGGGCGTTGATTTGGAAGGGCTCGTCAAAACGATGTTTTTTACGACGGAAGGCATTTTCGGCACGCCGCTGTACGTGTCAGCGACATACATTTTCGTCTTCTTGTTGTTTGGCGCCTTCTTAGTGAAAACGGGTGTCGGGGAGTATTTTAATGACTTGGCGCTCGTTGTCGCCGGGAAGCGAATCGGCGGTCCGGCGAAGGTGGCGGTGTTCTCAAGCGCGCTGCAAGGAACGATCAGCGGCAGCTCGGTGGCGAACGTCGTGACGTCCGGGGCGTTTACGATTCCGATGATGAAACGTCTCGGATATGGAAAAGAGTTTGCCGGCGCTGTGGAGGCGACATCGTCCACCGGCGGCCAGCTCATGCCCCCGGTCATGGGAGCGGCGGCGTTTTTGATGGTGGAGTTTATCGGCGGCATTTCGTATTGGGAGATCGCAAAAGCAGCGGCGATTCCAGCGATTCTATATTTTGCCGGCATTTGGATGATGACGCACTTTGAAGCGAAGCGAATCGGGCTGCGCGGGTTGACAGAGGAAGAAATGCCGAACCGGAAAGAAGTGCTCGGAAAAATCTACTTGCTCGTTCCGATCATCGTTGTCATTTTGCTGCTGATGAGCGGGATGAGCGTGATGCGGGCGGCGCTCTGGTCGATCGTGGCGATCATTGTCGTCAGCGGCTTAAAAAAGGAAACGCGGCTGGGGTGGCGCGACATCATTGACGCGCTAGTCGACGGGGCGAGAAGCGCGCTGTCCGTGGCGGCGGCGACCGCCGCAGCCGGCATCATCGTCGGAGTCGTGACGAAAACCGGCCTTGGATTGAAAATGGCAAACGGCTTGATCGATTTGTCAAACGGCGTTTTGCTGTTGACGCTCTTTTTCACGATGCTGACTTCGCTCATTCTCGGCATGGGTTCGCCAACAACGGCCAACTACGTCATCACTTCGACGATCGCGGCGCCGGCGATCATCGCATCCGGCGTGCCGGAGCTGGCTGCGCATTTGTTCGTGTTTTACTTTGGCATTGTCGCCGACATTACACCGCCGGTGGCGTTGGCGGCGTTTGCGGCCGCCGGCATTTCCGGAGGAAGCCCGCTGCGGACCGGGTTCATCGCCACGAAACTCGCCATTTCGGCGTTTATCATCCCGTACATGTTCGTGCTTTCACCGGCCTTGCTCATGATTGACACGACCGTTCCGTATTTGATTTGGGTCGTATTCTCGGCATTTATCGGCATGCTCGCCATCAGCGCGGGAATGATCGGCTTTTGGTACCGGAAACTCAACATTCTTGAACGCGCCATGGCGGTTGTGACAGGATTGCTGCTGATTTATCCAGAAAAAATCAGCGATATCGTTGGATTGGTCTTATTTGCTGCCATGTTTGCCATTCAATATGTAGCCGGAAGACGGGAACGGACGCAGAAAACGGCGTCATAA
- the secG gene encoding preprotein translocase subunit SecG — translation MHALLVTLLVIVSIALIAVVLLQSGRSAGLSGAITGGAEKLFGKQKARGLDAVFQRVTVVLAVLFFVLAILVVYVQPS, via the coding sequence ATGCATGCCTTGCTTGTGACGCTGCTTGTCATTGTGTCGATCGCGCTGATCGCGGTGGTCTTGTTGCAGTCGGGCCGCAGCGCCGGGCTGTCGGGGGCGATTACCGGCGGCGCCGAGAAATTGTTCGGGAAGCAGAAAGCACGCGGGCTCGATGCGGTGTTTCAGCGCGTGACGGTTGTGTTGGCCGTTTTGTTCTTTGTGTTGGCGATTCTTGTTGTTTATGTCCAACCATCATAA
- the tnpC gene encoding IS66 family transposase, translated as MLMVQQAVFTVESLIGKVQQQKQLIHQLVQENEHLRHENKQLRKENEQLKYRVQELEARTKKNSSNSHWPPSSDRFANTRSSRQPSGNKPGGQEGHQGTTLRQVEHPHHRIVHHVHTCQGCGASLREVKPFKVDIRQVFDVPPVAIEVTQHEREVKSCPHCRCVQQAEFPAHVTNHVQYGPRLTALVVYLHHIQLIPYKRLSDTIEALYQHSISTGTLANMVKRGRKALESNMDIIEDALLESNILHVDETSLRINGKLAWVHVACTSRYTYLAPHASRGKKATDDIGILPRYEGTMMHDAFGTYPKYTHATHALCHAHHLRELKGFIEQGHTWAMRMTTFLLAAKQAVEAHHGALSEEEARRWERVYDRILERAQHRLETMTPLPKKALAFVRRLQKRKEEALRFLREVHVPFDNNQAERDLRMVKVKENISGTFREETFAQSFCITRSIVSTLTKHEKNVWDSLCLLLAGDTLDRVLSTT; from the coding sequence ATGTTGATGGTACAACAAGCTGTATTTACAGTTGAGAGCTTAATCGGCAAAGTTCAACAACAAAAACAGCTCATTCATCAACTCGTTCAAGAAAATGAACATTTGCGTCACGAAAACAAACAACTACGCAAAGAAAATGAACAACTGAAGTACCGTGTTCAAGAGCTGGAAGCACGCACGAAAAAAAACAGCTCCAATAGCCATTGGCCCCCATCTTCTGACCGTTTTGCCAACACACGTTCTTCTCGTCAACCATCTGGCAACAAGCCAGGCGGACAAGAAGGACATCAAGGAACGACGCTCCGTCAAGTGGAACATCCACATCATCGCATCGTCCACCATGTGCATACGTGTCAAGGATGTGGGGCTTCTTTGCGTGAAGTCAAACCGTTCAAAGTCGATATCCGTCAAGTGTTTGATGTCCCTCCTGTGGCGATCGAGGTGACACAACATGAACGTGAAGTGAAATCGTGTCCACATTGTCGATGTGTTCAACAAGCCGAATTCCCAGCCCATGTCACGAATCATGTGCAATACGGTCCACGGCTCACGGCGCTCGTTGTTTATTTACATCATATCCAATTGATCCCGTACAAGCGTTTAAGTGATACAATCGAAGCGTTATATCAACACTCGATTAGTACGGGAACTCTTGCCAATATGGTGAAACGAGGACGCAAAGCGCTGGAATCAAATATGGACATCATCGAAGACGCCTTACTTGAATCCAACATCCTGCATGTCGATGAAACGAGTTTGCGCATCAATGGGAAACTCGCATGGGTGCATGTCGCGTGTACATCGAGATATACATACTTGGCTCCTCACGCTTCTCGTGGAAAAAAAGCGACCGATGATATCGGGATTCTTCCCCGATATGAAGGGACGATGATGCACGATGCGTTCGGTACGTATCCGAAATACACACATGCCACCCATGCCCTTTGTCATGCCCACCATTTGCGTGAGTTAAAAGGATTCATCGAACAGGGGCATACGTGGGCGATGCGCATGACCACGTTTCTGTTAGCCGCCAAGCAAGCCGTCGAAGCCCATCACGGTGCACTTTCCGAAGAAGAAGCGAGACGGTGGGAACGAGTGTATGATCGCATCCTAGAAAGAGCACAACACCGATTAGAAACGATGACGCCTCTTCCGAAAAAAGCACTCGCTTTTGTTCGACGCCTTCAAAAACGAAAGGAAGAAGCGCTGCGTTTCTTACGTGAAGTACATGTTCCCTTTGACAACAACCAAGCCGAACGCGATCTTCGCATGGTTAAAGTCAAAGAGAACATTTCGGGTACGTTTCGCGAAGAAACATTCGCCCAGTCTTTTTGCATCACAAGAAGCATCGTTTCCACACTGACGAAACACGAAAAAAACGTGTGGGATTCGTTATGTCTTCTGTTGGCAGGCGACACGCTCGATCGTGTGCTTTCTACCACTTAG
- the rnr gene encoding ribonuclease R, whose translation MDHVLAERILTFMRDEAYKPMTVEELEEAFGIEDADGFKEFVKTLVALEEEGLVVRTRSNRYGVPERMNLVRGKVIGHPKGFAFVTPEEPGLDDIFIPPSELKNAMHGDTVLVRVQADSSGARREGTIVRIVERGVKEVVGTYTESKYFGFVIPDDKRIVNDIFIPKNAANGAVEGHKVVARLTSYPEGRMSAEGEVVQILGHKNDPGVDILAIIYKYGLPLQFPEDVIEHANRVPDVITEKDLEGRRDLRGEMIVTIDGEDAKDLDDAVTVTKLENGNYKLGVHIADVSYYVEEGSPIDREAYERGTSVYLVDRVIPMIPHRLSNGICSLNPKVDRLTLSCEMEITSQGEVVRHDIFQSVIRTAERMTYSDVNKILVDKDEALREKYAPLVPMFELMAELADILRAKRMKRGAIDFDFKEAKVLVDENGKPYDVVLRERSVAERLIEEFMLAANETVAEHFHWLNVPFIYRVHEDPKPEKLQRFLEFITNFGYVVKGTGNQIHPRALQQILEAVRGEPEEMVISTVMLRSMKQARYDAESLGHYGLSTEFYTHFTSPIRRYPDLIVHRLIRTYLINGQMDLDTQQKWAEKLPEIAEHASDMERRAVEAERETDDLKKTEFMEDKIGMEFDGIISSVTNFGLFVELPNTIEGLVHVSYLTDDYYRYDERHYALIGERTGKMYRIGDEITVRVINVNKDERIVDFEVVGMKGRRPPKAKAAPVVIEGKKQKKGKAKAEPKAQSGSNRSAKAKKKKKKKR comes from the coding sequence ATGGATCATGTGTTGGCCGAACGCATCTTAACGTTTATGCGCGATGAGGCGTATAAGCCGATGACGGTCGAAGAGTTGGAAGAAGCGTTTGGCATCGAGGATGCCGATGGATTCAAGGAGTTTGTCAAAACGCTTGTCGCCCTGGAAGAGGAAGGACTCGTCGTCCGGACGCGCAGCAACCGCTACGGTGTGCCCGAGCGGATGAATCTCGTGCGCGGCAAGGTGATTGGCCACCCGAAAGGATTCGCGTTTGTCACACCGGAGGAGCCGGGACTGGATGATATTTTCATCCCGCCGTCCGAACTGAAAAACGCGATGCATGGCGACACGGTGCTTGTGCGCGTCCAAGCCGATTCATCGGGGGCGCGCCGCGAAGGAACGATCGTCCGCATTGTGGAGCGCGGGGTGAAAGAAGTCGTCGGCACGTACACGGAAAGCAAATATTTCGGCTTTGTCATCCCGGATGACAAGCGGATCGTCAACGACATTTTCATTCCGAAAAACGCGGCGAACGGCGCGGTCGAAGGGCATAAAGTCGTCGCCCGGCTCACCTCGTACCCGGAAGGACGAATGAGCGCTGAAGGGGAAGTCGTCCAAATTCTCGGCCATAAAAACGACCCGGGCGTCGACATTTTGGCGATCATCTATAAATACGGCCTTCCGCTTCAATTTCCAGAAGACGTGATCGAGCACGCCAACCGGGTGCCGGATGTCATTACGGAGAAAGACTTGGAAGGGCGCCGCGATTTGCGCGGCGAGATGATCGTCACGATCGACGGGGAAGATGCGAAGGATTTGGACGATGCCGTCACCGTGACAAAGCTTGAAAACGGCAACTATAAGCTCGGCGTTCATATCGCCGATGTCAGCTACTATGTTGAGGAAGGCTCGCCTATTGACCGCGAGGCGTATGAGCGCGGCACGAGCGTTTATTTGGTTGACCGCGTCATCCCGATGATCCCGCATCGGCTGTCGAACGGCATTTGCTCGCTCAACCCGAAAGTCGATCGGCTGACGCTGTCGTGCGAAATGGAAATCACCTCGCAAGGAGAAGTCGTCCGCCATGACATTTTCCAAAGCGTCATCCGCACGGCGGAACGGATGACGTATTCCGATGTCAATAAAATTCTCGTTGACAAAGACGAAGCCTTGCGGGAAAAATATGCGCCGCTTGTGCCGATGTTTGAGTTGATGGCTGAGCTTGCCGACATTTTGCGGGCGAAGCGGATGAAGCGCGGGGCGATTGATTTTGATTTTAAGGAGGCGAAGGTGCTTGTCGATGAAAACGGCAAGCCGTACGATGTCGTCTTGCGCGAGCGGTCGGTCGCTGAGCGGTTGATTGAAGAGTTTATGCTGGCGGCGAACGAAACGGTCGCTGAGCATTTCCATTGGTTGAACGTGCCATTTATTTACCGTGTTCACGAGGATCCGAAGCCGGAAAAACTGCAACGCTTTTTAGAGTTCATCACGAACTTCGGCTATGTCGTGAAAGGAACGGGCAACCAAATCCATCCGCGCGCTTTGCAACAAATTCTCGAAGCGGTGCGCGGCGAGCCGGAAGAAATGGTGATCTCGACCGTCATGCTTCGGTCGATGAAGCAGGCGCGCTATGACGCCGAGAGCCTCGGCCATTACGGCCTGTCGACTGAGTTTTACACCCATTTTACGTCGCCGATCCGCCGCTACCCGGATTTGATCGTCCATCGGTTGATCCGGACGTATCTCATTAACGGCCAGATGGATCTTGACACCCAGCAAAAATGGGCGGAAAAGCTGCCTGAAATTGCGGAACACGCTTCCGATATGGAGCGGCGCGCCGTTGAGGCGGAGCGGGAGACGGACGATCTGAAGAAAACCGAGTTTATGGAAGACAAAATCGGGATGGAGTTTGACGGCATCATCAGCTCGGTGACGAACTTCGGCTTGTTCGTTGAGCTGCCGAACACGATCGAAGGCTTGGTGCACGTCAGCTACTTAACGGACGACTATTACCGCTATGACGAACGCCACTACGCATTGATCGGCGAACGGACCGGGAAAATGTACCGCATCGGCGATGAAATCACCGTCCGCGTCATCAACGTGAACAAAGACGAACGGATCGTCGATTTTGAAGTCGTCGGCATGAAGGGACGCCGTCCGCCGAAAGCGAAAGCCGCTCCGGTCGTCATTGAAGGGAAAAAGCAAAAGAAAGGAAAAGCGAAGGCGGAGCCGAAAGCGCAAAGCGGCTCAAACCGCAGCGCGAAGGCGAAAAAGAAGAAAAAGAAAAAACGGTGA
- a CDS encoding TAXI family TRAP transporter solute-binding subunit: MKKRKWFARAMTVLSLSLLLGACGNGNGNGGTEQEGADGKQGGDVKFLSIATGGTGGTYYPLGGAFADIIKDETGIDANAITSGASAENMAILDAGDAEIAFAQTDIATYATEGKLMFKEKIESVKGIATLYPETIQIVTTKKSGIKSVEDLKGKVVSVGEAGSGTRANAEQILEVHGITFDDIEVRNLSFDDSVSGIQDGTIDAAFITAGTPTGAVEGLSATEDVVIVPIAEDKINALIEKYPYYAKDEVPQGTYKLAETVPTVAVRAMLVARADLPEDTVYNVTKAIFENLDKVKHAKAQQIKLENALDGMSIELHPGAKKYFDEKGVKAE, from the coding sequence ATGAAGAAGCGAAAGTGGTTTGCGCGCGCAATGACTGTTCTTTCTCTGTCGCTGTTGCTTGGTGCTTGTGGAAACGGTAACGGCAATGGAGGGACAGAGCAAGAAGGGGCCGACGGGAAGCAAGGCGGCGACGTGAAATTCCTCAGCATTGCCACTGGCGGGACAGGCGGAACGTATTATCCGCTTGGCGGGGCCTTTGCCGATATTATCAAAGATGAAACGGGCATCGACGCCAATGCCATCACTTCGGGGGCATCGGCGGAAAACATGGCGATTTTGGATGCGGGCGATGCGGAAATTGCATTTGCGCAAACTGACATCGCGACATACGCGACGGAAGGAAAATTAATGTTTAAAGAGAAAATTGAAAGCGTGAAAGGGATCGCGACCCTTTACCCGGAAACGATTCAAATTGTCACCACGAAAAAATCGGGCATTAAGTCCGTTGAGGATTTAAAAGGGAAAGTCGTTTCTGTCGGGGAAGCGGGCTCGGGGACGCGGGCAAATGCGGAGCAAATTTTGGAAGTTCACGGCATTACGTTTGATGATATTGAAGTGCGCAACTTGTCGTTTGATGATTCCGTCTCCGGCATCCAAGATGGCACGATTGATGCCGCCTTTATTACGGCGGGAACGCCGACGGGAGCGGTGGAAGGCTTGTCAGCGACGGAAGACGTTGTGATTGTGCCGATCGCTGAAGACAAAATCAATGCGCTGATTGAAAAATACCCGTACTATGCGAAAGATGAAGTGCCTCAAGGGACGTATAAGCTAGCGGAAACCGTTCCGACGGTCGCCGTGCGCGCGATGCTCGTCGCTCGGGCGGATTTGCCGGAAGACACGGTCTACAACGTGACGAAAGCGATTTTTGAAAACTTGGATAAGGTCAAACATGCCAAAGCCCAGCAAATCAAGCTGGAAAATGCGCTGGATGGCATGTCGATCGAGCTTCACCCGGGGGCGAAGAAATACTTTGATGAAAAAGGAGTTAAAGCGGAATAA
- the estA gene encoding carboxylesterase, whose protein sequence is MKIVPPKPFFFEAGERAVLLLHGFTGNSADVRMLGRFLESKGYTCHAPIYKGHGVPPEELVHTGPDDWWQDVMNGYEFLKNKGYEKIAVAGLSLGGVFSLKLGYTVPIEGIVTMCAPMYIKSEETMYEGVLEYAREYKKREGKSEEQIEQEMEKFKQTPMKTLKALQELIADVRDHLDLIYAPTFVVQARHDEMINPDSANIIYNEIESPVKQIKWYEQSGHVITLDQEKDQLHEDIYAFLESLDW, encoded by the coding sequence ATGAAAATTGTTCCGCCGAAGCCGTTTTTCTTTGAAGCCGGGGAGCGGGCGGTGCTGCTGTTGCATGGGTTTACCGGCAATTCCGCTGATGTTCGGATGCTCGGGCGTTTTTTAGAATCCAAAGGCTATACGTGCCATGCGCCTATTTACAAAGGACACGGCGTGCCGCCTGAGGAGCTCGTCCACACCGGGCCGGATGACTGGTGGCAAGATGTCATGAACGGCTACGAGTTTTTGAAAAACAAGGGCTACGAAAAAATCGCCGTCGCCGGACTGTCGCTTGGAGGCGTATTTTCATTGAAATTAGGTTACACTGTACCTATAGAGGGCATTGTGACGATGTGCGCGCCGATGTACATCAAAAGCGAGGAAACGATGTACGAAGGCGTGCTCGAGTATGCGCGCGAGTATAAAAAGCGGGAAGGAAAATCAGAGGAGCAGATCGAACAGGAGATGGAGAAGTTCAAGCAGACGCCGATGAAGACGTTAAAGGCGCTGCAGGAGCTGATCGCCGATGTGCGTGACCATCTTGATTTGATTTATGCCCCGACGTTTGTTGTGCAGGCGCGCCATGATGAGATGATCAACCCGGACAGCGCGAACATCATTTATAACGAAATTGAATCGCCGGTCAAACAAATCAAGTGGTATGAGCAATCAGGCCATGTGATTACGCTTGATCAAGAAAAAGATCAGCTGCATGAAGATATTTATGCATTTCTTGAATCGTTAGATTGGTAA
- a CDS encoding manganese catalase family protein: MVFQRIDRLAIELPEPKYADPNAAAAVQELLGGRFGEMSTLNNYLFQSFNFRQKKKLRPFYELVASITAEEFGHVELVSNAINLCLTGSTHPGDPDTAPMKDAKDKRNTYHFIATAQTAFPGDSMGKAWTGEYVFNSGNLILDLLHNFFLECGARTHKMRVYEMTDHPTAREMIGYLLVRGGVHVLAYAKALEVATGVDVTKLLPIPNLDNRVFDAARKYEDQGVHRRLYTFSDRYYKEIGRIWKGTHPSDGQPLEVVEGAPQGGAIPDLDEVPEEFAPGISAEDFLEIAKRLQRSAGL, from the coding sequence GTGGTATTTCAGCGGATCGACCGGCTGGCGATTGAATTGCCGGAGCCCAAATACGCGGACCCCAATGCGGCTGCCGCTGTCCAGGAGCTGCTTGGCGGCCGTTTCGGAGAAATGTCGACGTTAAACAATTATTTGTTTCAGTCATTCAATTTTCGGCAAAAAAAGAAGCTGCGCCCGTTTTACGAGTTGGTGGCGAGCATCACCGCCGAAGAGTTTGGCCATGTCGAGCTCGTGTCCAATGCGATCAACCTTTGCTTGACCGGCTCCACCCATCCAGGTGATCCGGATACAGCGCCGATGAAGGATGCGAAAGACAAGCGCAATACGTATCATTTTATCGCGACGGCGCAGACGGCGTTTCCCGGCGATTCGATGGGGAAGGCGTGGACGGGGGAGTACGTGTTCAACAGCGGCAACTTGATTTTGGATTTGCTTCACAACTTTTTCCTGGAATGCGGAGCGCGCACGCATAAAATGCGCGTCTATGAAATGACGGACCACCCTACCGCCCGCGAGATGATCGGCTACTTGCTTGTGCGCGGGGGAGTTCATGTTTTGGCGTACGCCAAGGCGTTGGAAGTGGCGACGGGCGTTGATGTGACGAAGCTTCTGCCAATCCCGAACCTCGATAACCGCGTGTTCGATGCGGCGAGAAAGTATGAGGATCAAGGCGTCCACCGCCGACTTTATACGTTCAGCGATCGCTATTACAAAGAAATCGGCCGCATTTGGAAAGGAACCCATCCAAGCGACGGCCAGCCGCTCGAGGTGGTCGAAGGAGCGCCCCAAGGGGGGGCGATCCCCGATTTGGACGAAGTGCCGGAAGAATTCGCTCCCGGGATTTCGGCCGAAGATTTTTTGGAAATCGCCAAGCGGCTGCAGCGGTCGGCAGGGTTGTGA